The DNA segment AAAAAATCCCCATATGCCCCTGGCAACGAATCTATGACAAACCCTTCTGTTTTGTCTCTTGTTGCAAAAGATGGAATGTTGCAACGTCTTCAAGATAATGAAGATGAAACATATGTAGAAGGTTGGGCAATTCGAGTTTTTGAAAGTAAAAATCCTATAGTTTCAATTGATACAGAAAATTCTTACAGCGACAAACCATTCTACAGCGAACCTGCATATGGTTATCATTACATTGTCGTTGCGTCACCAAATGAAAAAGATACTTTTGCAACTATTGATACTGAACAATGGTCAAATGTGCTGGTAGTTGTCCAAGATAGATTGAGGTGGCTTTATACTCAAAAAGGTGTAACATACGTTTCAATTTACGGAGATCATGGTGAGTTGGCAGGTAACAATAATCCTCATCCTCATCTAAATCTCTTAACTTTCTCTACTATTCCTCCGGTGATTGAAACCGAAGCTGAAGCATCTCACAAAATTCTAAACGAAAAAGGCGTATGCCCAATGTGTCAAACCGTTAATGAAGAAATTAGTGGACCTAGGCAGGTTCTTCAAACCGAAGGATTTATTGCATTTTCTCCTTGGGCTCCATCATATCCTTTTGAATTTTGGATATCCCCAAAAAAACACGTTACTAGTTTTTCAAAAATAACACAAAAAGAAATCAATGATTTATCGTTAATTTTAAGAGCAACGCTGGGCGGGTTGGCAAAAACTATCAAAAATGTCTCATACAATATCGTGTTTCATCTTTCTCCTGAAAAGAAAAACAGTCGACAAATTCACTGGCATATTGAAATTTATCCTATCACAAAATCTTGGTCTGGATTAGAGCGCGGATATGGAATTTTCTTAAATGATATTTCTCCTGAGGAAGCTGCAGAAAAACTTGGGGCTGCTTGTAGG comes from the Candidatus Nitrosopumilus sediminis genome and includes:
- a CDS encoding galactose-1-phosphate uridylyltransferase, with the translated sequence MGDMRKDYVSERFMIVSKKDDKVIDPKKSPYAPGNESMTNPSVLSLVAKDGMLQRLQDNEDETYVEGWAIRVFESKNPIVSIDTENSYSDKPFYSEPAYGYHYIVVASPNEKDTFATIDTEQWSNVLVVVQDRLRWLYTQKGVTYVSIYGDHGELAGNNNPHPHLNLLTFSTIPPVIETEAEASHKILNEKGVCPMCQTVNEEISGPRQVLQTEGFIAFSPWAPSYPFEFWISPKKHVTSFSKITQKEINDLSLILRATLGGLAKTIKNVSYNIVFHLSPEKKNSRQIHWHIEIYPITKSWSGLERGYGIFLNDISPEEAAEKLGAACRKELANLVGIV